One window from the genome of bacterium BMS3Abin14 encodes:
- the mdeA_2 gene encoding methionine gamma-lyase — protein MSEKQYHTGTIALHGGQEPDETTLARAVPIYQTTSYVFRDSQHASDLFALKELGNIYTRIMNPTSDVFEKRMALLDGGVGALAVASGQSAITLTILNIAQSGDEIVSATSLYGGTYNLFKYTFKKLGIKVHFVDPSDPENFRTAINERTKAVYLESVGNPKLDVPDFEAIAELAHEAGVPVILDNTVSPILFRPFDHGVDIIVYSATKFIGGHGTSIGGVVVDSGRFDWTAGRFPGFTTPDPSYHGLLYSEALGELAFIIKLRVQLLRDIGPALSPFNSFLFLQGLETLPLRMERHSCNALKVAEHLSKHKKVSWVNYPELAGHPSYDLAKKYLPNGCGAIVGFGIKGGIEAGIRFIDNVRLLSHLANIGDAKSLVIHPASTTHQQLSPDERLATGVTDDFIRLSVGLEDIRDILDDIDSALEKV, from the coding sequence ATGTCCGAAAAACAGTATCATACCGGTACAATAGCGCTTCACGGCGGTCAGGAGCCTGATGAAACAACCTTGGCCAGGGCCGTTCCCATTTACCAGACCACCTCTTACGTCTTCCGCGACTCGCAGCACGCGTCGGACCTTTTCGCGTTAAAGGAACTCGGCAACATCTACACCAGGATCATGAACCCCACCTCCGACGTTTTCGAGAAGCGAATGGCCCTTCTTGATGGTGGGGTCGGGGCTTTGGCAGTGGCCTCCGGGCAGTCAGCCATCACCCTGACTATTTTAAACATCGCTCAAAGCGGAGACGAGATTGTCTCGGCCACCAGCCTGTACGGGGGAACGTATAATCTCTTCAAGTACACATTTAAAAAGCTGGGGATAAAGGTCCATTTCGTGGACCCGTCCGATCCTGAGAACTTCCGGACCGCGATCAATGAGAGAACGAAGGCGGTCTACCTGGAAAGTGTTGGAAATCCGAAGCTGGACGTCCCCGATTTCGAGGCTATCGCTGAACTGGCCCATGAGGCCGGAGTCCCGGTAATCCTTGACAATACGGTTTCCCCCATCCTTTTCCGTCCTTTTGACCACGGCGTCGACATTATCGTCTACTCGGCGACCAAGTTCATCGGTGGACACGGCACATCCATCGGGGGCGTGGTAGTGGATTCCGGCAGATTCGACTGGACTGCGGGAAGATTCCCCGGGTTTACCACACCCGACCCCAGCTATCATGGTCTGCTATACAGCGAGGCCCTTGGAGAACTGGCGTTCATCATCAAACTCAGGGTTCAGCTCTTAAGGGACATTGGCCCGGCTTTGAGCCCATTCAACTCATTTCTGTTCCTGCAGGGGCTCGAGACCCTGCCTCTGAGGATGGAACGCCACAGCTGCAACGCCCTGAAGGTGGCTGAGCATCTGAGCAAACACAAAAAGGTATCCTGGGTAAACTACCCCGAGCTTGCAGGACACCCGTCCTACGACCTGGCCAAAAAATACCTGCCCAACGGTTGCGGTGCTATCGTCGGTTTCGGCATCAAGGGTGGTATTGAGGCAGGCATTCGCTTTATCGACAATGTCCGCCTTCTTTCTCATCTGGCCAATATCGGTGATGCCAAGTCTCTTGTCATCCATCCCGCGTCCACTACCCACCAGCAGCTTTCACCCGATGAGCGGCTTGCCACCGGGGTTACGGACGATTTCATCAGGCTCTCTGTGGGGCTGGAGGATATCAGGGACATCCTTGATGACATCGACAGCGCCCTGGAGAAGGTCTGA
- the glmU gene encoding bifunctional protein GlmU yields MEPVQQCHCGASVLRYMLLEHGNSHMSSNNSRPLMTVVLAAGKGTRMSSSITKVLHLLRGKPLILHAVGQARSVSSAGIIVVLGHQAERVRSLLTAVDPGLEFVLQEPQLGTGHAMMQCIGRLEGFPGDVLVLSGDVPMLTRNTIERLLRAHLETKAVLSVLTSYPPDPVGYGRIIRDRAGFPSAIREQKDLLHGEDEILEINTGIYVFNAAFLTRELPLLSNNNAQVEYYLTDLVEAAYREDKPVGIFSLDDPLEALGINTHPELATMEAAMRQTTLKKLMESGVRMIDPSTTYVDDTVTMEGEVTLYPMVCIYGATSVETGTVIHPGSVITDSKIGKNVVIHPHSVISEAIIEDDANVGPFARLRPEARIGRNAKIGNFVEVKKSSIGEGSKVSHLTYIGDSTIGSNANVGAGSVTCNYDGFSKHHTIIEDGVFVGSGTMMVAPVTLGKNSMVAAGSTITKDVPADALALGRSRQENKDGWTIAWRRKIAESKSDKKENS; encoded by the coding sequence ATGGAACCGGTCCAGCAGTGCCATTGCGGCGCCTCGGTACTTCGATACATGCTTTTGGAACATGGGAATTCTCATATGTCTTCAAATAACAGCCGTCCCTTGATGACGGTAGTGCTCGCAGCCGGCAAGGGAACGAGGATGAGTTCATCCATCACCAAGGTACTTCACCTTCTAAGGGGTAAACCCCTCATCCTTCATGCCGTCGGCCAGGCCCGTTCCGTATCATCCGCAGGCATTATTGTGGTCCTCGGCCACCAGGCCGAGAGGGTGCGTTCCCTCCTCACTGCGGTTGATCCGGGCCTCGAATTTGTTTTGCAGGAACCCCAACTGGGCACCGGGCACGCGATGATGCAGTGTATTGGAAGGCTTGAAGGATTTCCCGGCGATGTTCTCGTCCTTTCCGGGGACGTTCCCATGCTGACCCGGAATACCATTGAGCGGCTCCTTCGGGCTCATCTGGAAACGAAAGCTGTATTGTCGGTTCTCACGTCGTATCCGCCAGATCCTGTGGGGTATGGAAGGATTATTCGGGACAGGGCAGGTTTTCCCTCCGCCATCAGGGAACAGAAGGATCTGCTTCACGGAGAGGATGAAATCCTGGAGATCAACACCGGCATCTATGTTTTCAACGCTGCTTTTCTCACCCGTGAGCTTCCCCTCCTTTCCAACAACAACGCACAGGTGGAGTATTATCTCACCGACCTGGTGGAGGCGGCGTACAGGGAAGACAAGCCCGTCGGCATTTTTTCACTCGACGACCCGCTGGAGGCTCTGGGGATCAATACTCATCCGGAGCTGGCCACAATGGAGGCAGCCATGCGTCAAACCACACTGAAAAAGCTCATGGAGTCCGGAGTCAGGATGATCGACCCGTCCACAACGTACGTGGATGACACGGTAACGATGGAAGGTGAGGTTACCCTGTATCCGATGGTCTGTATCTACGGCGCCACATCGGTTGAAACCGGCACCGTTATCCATCCCGGATCGGTGATCACCGATTCTAAAATCGGAAAAAACGTGGTAATCCACCCTCATTCGGTTATCAGCGAGGCAATAATCGAGGATGACGCGAACGTAGGGCCCTTCGCCCGTCTGCGCCCGGAGGCCAGAATTGGGAGAAATGCAAAAATAGGGAATTTCGTAGAGGTAAAGAAATCCAGCATCGGCGAAGGAAGCAAGGTGTCCCACCTGACCTATATCGGGGATTCAACCATCGGCAGCAATGCCAACGTAGGGGCGGGTTCCGTAACGTGCAACTACGACGGTTTCAGCAAACATCACACCATCATCGAGGACGGTGTTTTTGTGGGCAGCGGGACCATGATGGTGGCTCCCGTCACCCTTGGCAAAAACTCCATGGTTGCTGCGGGATCAACGATTACGAAGGACGTCCCCGCCGATGCCCTCGCACTGGGCAGATCACGTCAGGAAAACAAGGACGGGTGGACCATTGCCTGGCGACGAAAAATCGCCGAAAGCAAGTCCGACAAAAAGGAGAACTCCTGA
- the glmS gene encoding glutamine--fructose-6-phosphate aminotransferase [isomerizing] has product MCGIVGYIGPRNAAEILLDGLTRLEYRGYDSSGIAVLNEGVLGLRRSVGKIGELKKALDDDPVKGSIGVGHTRWATHGKPSEENAHPHRDCSGKLVVVHNGIIENFRALREGLLHRGHTVASETDTEIIAHLIEENYDGDLQEAVRRSLELIKGVYALVVLHADKPDRLVIARNGPPLVVGFGSGEMFVASDIPAALHHTRRFVFIDDGDIGTLTSTSLDLYTDQGRKADPDPITITWDPIMAEKGGYRHFMLKEINEQPQAIADTIRGRFFDDGDGPQLDDLDLSETFIKGIDRCVILACGTSWHAGLVGQFLIEKLAGIPTKVDYGSEFRYRDPIVGENTLAIAITQSGETADTLAATRECRDKGATILSICNVVGSMITRESDGVIYTHAGPEIGVASTKAFTTQLACLVLLATYLGRRRKVMDREQSQLIMDQLAALPGQMEQILDQVKKIEDIAEKFYRYSNFLYLGRGLHYPIALEGALKLKEISYIHAEGYPAGEMKHGPIALIDENMPVVFLAPRDSVYEKILGNLEEVKARGGIVIAVADHDDKALLDTADHLITLPRTNPILTPILSTVPLQLFAYHVAVLRGTDVDQPRNLAKSVTVE; this is encoded by the coding sequence ATGTGCGGAATTGTCGGTTACATTGGTCCGAGAAACGCCGCCGAGATTCTTCTGGACGGCCTCACGCGCCTCGAATACCGGGGGTACGACTCCTCCGGGATCGCTGTCCTGAATGAGGGCGTCCTGGGGCTTCGCCGCAGTGTGGGGAAAATAGGGGAACTGAAAAAAGCCCTGGACGACGATCCGGTGAAGGGGTCCATAGGTGTAGGTCACACACGTTGGGCAACCCACGGCAAACCGAGCGAGGAAAATGCCCATCCCCACCGCGACTGCTCCGGCAAGCTCGTGGTGGTCCATAACGGGATTATCGAGAATTTCCGCGCCCTTCGGGAGGGACTGCTCCATCGTGGGCACACGGTAGCCTCCGAAACCGACACCGAGATCATAGCCCACCTTATCGAAGAGAACTACGATGGGGACCTCCAGGAAGCAGTCCGCCGCTCACTGGAACTGATCAAGGGTGTCTACGCCCTGGTGGTTCTCCACGCCGACAAACCGGACCGGCTTGTAATCGCCCGCAACGGACCGCCCCTGGTTGTAGGTTTCGGTTCAGGTGAGATGTTCGTGGCGTCGGACATCCCTGCCGCCCTGCACCATACACGCCGATTCGTCTTCATCGACGACGGCGACATAGGGACATTGACCTCCACGTCCCTTGACCTGTACACCGATCAGGGCCGGAAGGCGGACCCCGATCCCATCACCATTACCTGGGACCCCATCATGGCCGAAAAAGGGGGGTACAGACATTTCATGCTGAAGGAGATCAACGAGCAGCCTCAGGCTATTGCCGATACCATCAGAGGACGTTTTTTCGACGATGGGGATGGACCCCAGCTGGACGATCTGGACCTTTCTGAAACCTTCATCAAGGGAATCGACAGGTGCGTAATACTGGCCTGTGGGACATCATGGCACGCCGGTCTGGTGGGTCAGTTCCTCATCGAGAAGCTGGCCGGAATCCCCACCAAGGTGGATTACGGCTCCGAGTTCCGCTATCGTGATCCAATTGTCGGGGAAAACACGCTGGCCATTGCTATTACACAATCGGGGGAAACTGCCGATACCCTGGCCGCCACTCGCGAGTGCCGTGACAAGGGCGCTACGATCCTCTCCATCTGCAACGTGGTAGGAAGCATGATCACGAGGGAATCCGACGGAGTTATCTACACCCATGCCGGGCCTGAGATCGGGGTGGCATCCACCAAGGCTTTTACAACCCAACTGGCCTGTCTCGTCCTGCTCGCCACGTACCTGGGCAGACGCAGAAAGGTAATGGATCGGGAACAGTCACAGCTAATAATGGATCAACTCGCGGCACTTCCCGGACAGATGGAACAGATCCTCGATCAGGTGAAAAAGATTGAAGACATTGCAGAGAAATTCTACAGGTATTCCAATTTCCTGTACCTGGGAAGGGGCCTTCACTACCCCATAGCCCTGGAAGGAGCTCTGAAGCTCAAGGAGATCAGCTACATTCACGCTGAGGGATATCCCGCGGGAGAGATGAAACACGGCCCAATTGCCCTTATTGACGAGAACATGCCGGTGGTTTTTCTGGCTCCCAGGGACAGCGTCTACGAGAAGATCCTCGGCAACCTCGAGGAGGTCAAGGCCAGGGGCGGGATCGTCATCGCGGTTGCCGACCATGATGATAAGGCCCTGCTGGACACGGCGGATCATCTCATCACCCTTCCCCGCACAAATCCCATCCTGACCCCGATCCTGTCAACCGTGCCACTGCAGCTTTTCGCCTACCATGTCGCAGTCCTCAGGGGAACGGACGTGGACCAGCCCAGAAACCTCGCAAAGAGCGTAACCGTGGAGTAG
- the pcrA gene encoding ATP-dependent DNA helicase PcrA, with product MLILAGAGSGKTRAITYRIAYLLLEKKVPAYAIFAVTFTNKAAGEMKDRVISLVGKKGRSVWISTFHSACVRILRQHIEKLGVSRYFTIADDTDSLRLIKDILKDMNVDEKALPPRRISHLIGRAKNALAGPDQMAETVGLRKNPLLERIVQAYRHYEDRLRASDALDFDDLLLFTYRLFEEHPDVRAGYEDLLHYVMVDEYQDTNHAQYEIIRQLSTRRRNLCVVGDDDQSIYRWRGADITNILSFETDFPEAKVVALMENYRSTGNILSAAACLINNNRGRKEKELKAVRPDGRKVEAYAAFDEKDEADFIASRVLELMRQDGFTYGDFSVFYRINAQSRSVEDSLRRQNIPYTIIGGVRFYDRAEIRDTIAYLKLLINPSDWTSFTRIVNSPARGVGKVTLDKIRAETGMRSGPEKAFADTASRGIISRKAAGSLKAFFIVMGDLREKMGSMNLYEFVVSVLDATGYLDALKDKNTDEARGRIENLQEFITVVDDFLNSRTATDPTRGREALAAFLDQVSLVSDIDSWEDETSTVALMTLHTAKGLEFPVVFLAGMEEDLLPHYRSQEEPAELEEERRLCYVGMTRAKERLFLTMARRRRLFGQYDNTHPSRFFTELPGENVELHANTPFPIPGLSRNDSLKKPGASQTISISDFHYEPEFVEGEDTLLPGTEVRHPMFGIGQVLAVEGTGGDARITVYFPRGGKKRLIARFANLQVV from the coding sequence TTGCTCATTCTCGCGGGGGCGGGAAGCGGCAAAACGAGAGCCATTACCTATCGTATCGCCTACCTTCTGCTGGAAAAAAAGGTGCCCGCCTACGCAATTTTCGCGGTAACATTTACAAACAAAGCCGCCGGCGAGATGAAGGACCGGGTGATTTCCCTTGTGGGGAAAAAGGGCAGATCCGTCTGGATATCCACCTTCCATTCAGCGTGTGTCAGGATCCTGAGGCAGCACATCGAAAAGCTCGGTGTCAGCAGGTACTTCACTATCGCCGACGACACCGATTCCCTCAGGTTGATCAAGGACATTCTGAAGGACATGAATGTCGACGAAAAGGCTCTCCCCCCACGGCGTATTTCCCATCTCATCGGACGCGCAAAGAACGCTCTGGCCGGTCCCGACCAGATGGCCGAGACCGTGGGGCTTCGGAAGAACCCTCTGCTGGAACGTATAGTTCAGGCATACCGGCACTACGAGGATAGGCTCAGAGCATCCGACGCCCTCGATTTCGACGACCTGCTCCTGTTTACCTACCGGCTCTTCGAAGAACACCCCGACGTTCGGGCAGGGTACGAGGACCTGCTCCATTACGTCATGGTGGACGAATACCAGGACACCAACCACGCCCAATACGAGATTATCCGACAGCTTTCCACACGCCGGAGAAACCTGTGCGTGGTAGGAGACGATGATCAGAGCATCTACAGATGGCGGGGGGCCGATATCACCAACATCCTTTCCTTCGAAACTGATTTCCCCGAGGCAAAAGTGGTCGCCCTGATGGAAAATTACCGTTCCACAGGGAACATCCTGAGTGCGGCGGCCTGTCTGATAAACAACAACAGAGGCCGGAAGGAAAAGGAGCTCAAAGCTGTTCGCCCGGATGGCAGAAAGGTCGAAGCTTATGCGGCCTTCGACGAAAAGGACGAGGCCGATTTCATCGCCTCCAGGGTTCTTGAGCTTATGCGGCAGGACGGTTTTACCTACGGGGATTTTTCCGTCTTCTACAGAATCAATGCGCAGTCCCGCTCCGTTGAAGATTCCCTGAGACGGCAGAACATTCCATATACCATTATCGGTGGTGTTCGTTTCTACGACCGGGCCGAAATCCGGGACACCATCGCCTACCTGAAACTCTTGATCAACCCGTCGGACTGGACGAGCTTTACCAGAATCGTCAACTCCCCTGCCCGTGGAGTCGGCAAGGTGACCCTGGACAAGATCCGGGCTGAAACGGGCATGAGATCCGGCCCGGAGAAAGCCTTTGCCGACACCGCGTCGAGGGGTATTATTTCACGCAAAGCCGCCGGGTCCCTGAAAGCCTTTTTCATCGTAATGGGGGATCTCCGGGAAAAGATGGGTTCGATGAACCTTTACGAGTTCGTCGTCAGCGTACTTGATGCTACCGGGTACCTGGACGCCCTGAAGGACAAGAACACCGATGAAGCGAGGGGCAGGATTGAGAACCTTCAGGAATTTATCACGGTGGTTGACGATTTTCTGAATAGCCGTACGGCCACCGATCCGACCAGGGGGAGGGAGGCGTTGGCCGCATTTCTCGACCAGGTGTCCCTGGTGTCCGACATCGATTCCTGGGAGGACGAAACCTCCACGGTTGCCCTGATGACCCTTCACACAGCCAAGGGTCTCGAATTTCCTGTGGTATTTCTTGCCGGGATGGAAGAGGACCTGCTTCCCCACTACCGATCCCAGGAAGAACCGGCGGAACTGGAGGAAGAGAGGCGTCTGTGTTACGTGGGCATGACCCGCGCCAAAGAGCGGCTCTTTCTCACCATGGCCCGGAGACGCAGGCTCTTCGGGCAATACGACAACACCCACCCCTCACGTTTTTTTACCGAGCTGCCCGGGGAGAACGTTGAGCTTCACGCGAATACCCCTTTTCCCATCCCGGGGCTTTCACGGAACGACAGTTTAAAAAAACCCGGCGCGTCGCAAACTATCTCCATAAGCGATTTTCACTACGAGCCTGAATTTGTAGAGGGTGAAGACACCCTTCTGCCGGGAACCGAGGTACGTCACCCCATGTTTGGGATAGGACAGGTGCTGGCTGTGGAAGGAACGGGCGGCGACGCCAGGATCACCGTCTATTTTCCCAGGGGAGGGAAAAAACGCCTCATCGCAAGGTTCGCCAACCTCCAGGTTGTCTGA
- a CDS encoding kelch motif protein, producing the protein MKIFLRPLLGFAAAAILIAASGCGGEDPTGKLSLHVRFPQNWENLLNISMLDASAGTAYIDTIRAIVDCGEASPPFWDSPGSDSSLSLGTLDLKGGCDLTVQAITGGVVIMEKTQQAVSIPAGATSSHDVQLSISGGFDYAGSLTWPRMYHSAVAIGNDEVLVLGGSLGTKSIERVIYSNQGTTTAAFGCSLNDYRTRQKALYDPISGRVFVFLGGTGTLDNEYEAIDVANEQCAPHFLYNTRTEFFPAIYGQQIYLLGGYDENSNWIINTTKIDINLLSEGIAPDMGIMNEKKDVQCSASVDNLACLGGMIAINYTDEVETFDLQLEVDKGLINLSQPKKDFSVTKLSDGRIFIAGGIGNSGKLQDVEIFDLSKNISNSFLGVLKKPRIFHTATELLDGKILITGGGVTVDIARSAEIFDPVTHTSREVPWMMRIPRSGHTATLLSDGRVLIIGGNPGDTSMEIFNPSAP; encoded by the coding sequence GTGAAGATTTTCCTTCGGCCGCTGCTTGGGTTCGCGGCGGCAGCAATACTCATTGCCGCATCGGGGTGTGGTGGGGAGGACCCGACCGGGAAGTTATCCTTGCATGTCAGATTTCCTCAAAACTGGGAAAATTTATTGAATATTTCGATGCTTGACGCCTCCGCCGGCACTGCCTACATAGACACCATCCGGGCCATTGTTGATTGCGGGGAAGCTTCCCCGCCGTTCTGGGACTCACCGGGCAGTGACAGCAGCCTGAGCCTGGGCACACTGGACCTTAAAGGTGGATGCGACCTCACGGTACAGGCCATTACCGGCGGAGTGGTCATCATGGAGAAGACACAGCAGGCCGTATCCATCCCGGCCGGTGCGACAAGCAGTCATGACGTGCAGTTGAGCATATCCGGAGGGTTCGATTACGCCGGATCACTCACCTGGCCGAGGATGTACCACTCGGCCGTGGCTATAGGCAACGATGAAGTCCTTGTCCTGGGCGGCTCCCTCGGCACAAAAAGCATCGAGAGGGTTATCTATTCGAACCAGGGGACGACCACCGCCGCATTCGGGTGTTCACTCAACGATTACAGAACCCGGCAGAAGGCCCTTTATGACCCTATTTCCGGCCGGGTTTTTGTGTTTTTGGGAGGGACTGGCACGCTGGATAACGAATACGAAGCCATTGATGTTGCGAATGAACAATGCGCGCCTCACTTTCTCTACAACACCCGGACGGAATTTTTCCCCGCCATCTATGGCCAGCAGATCTATTTGCTTGGTGGGTATGACGAAAATTCAAATTGGATAATAAACACAACAAAAATAGACATAAATCTACTTAGCGAGGGAATTGCTCCCGATATGGGCATTATGAATGAGAAGAAAGATGTTCAATGTTCGGCCTCGGTGGATAATTTGGCATGTTTAGGTGGCATGATCGCCATTAATTATACCGATGAGGTTGAAACATTCGATTTGCAATTAGAAGTTGATAAAGGCTTGATAAACTTGAGTCAGCCAAAAAAAGATTTTTCAGTAACAAAACTTTCGGATGGTAGGATATTTATCGCAGGCGGAATTGGAAATTCTGGAAAGTTGCAAGACGTGGAAATCTTTGACCTAAGTAAGAATATAAGCAATTCATTTTTGGGCGTTTTAAAAAAACCTAGGATATTTCATACTGCAACCGAATTACTAGATGGGAAAATTCTTATCACTGGTGGAGGAGTAACCGTTGATATTGCCAGATCCGCAGAGATCTTCGACCCGGTTACCCACACCTCCCGGGAGGTGCCATGGATGATGAGGATACCGCGGAGTGGTCATACCGCCACACTTCTTTCCGACGGGAGGGTTCTCATCATCGGGGGAAACCCCGGTGACACGTCCATGGAGATCTTTAACCCGTCCGCCCCGTAG
- a CDS encoding PEGA domain protein, with protein sequence MGMRDLRLFTKIVAMALVPVFLLVQASPLLAAGGVSTIAIIGPPAPLPADIQTVWTGELDKVNADPLLLVKDENATEKILLDWLEETSALEESTRAAALGLRGRAREVLDDAWAAYYRFDFNGSLNLLGKVTTIISALPDSALQADALFKSLLLEGMDKRALGDDHFDDAFIAAAAIRPDAKLTRDRYSPEIIQRFEIARGRVISGPRSTISIEGDPPASLVIIDGREMGNAPIQGLDFAPGPHFIEIQRPGYEADRQRIILEKWQTMKVRFHLSPAGPTAPPEKFFADRVMSGDNRSLAHLALKLGVDYVVLGWIDEDELKVTLIDSEGAPVSQGILTIRGKQPPAEPGRLLSMLEPLEWDNDSEITANPGYFLNVPEAGGLGEELSEESVAPGHIRWYLLLGGAVLLAVVAGSAGSGGGGTQVEVTW encoded by the coding sequence TGGGGATGAGGGACCTCCGGTTATTCACTAAAATAGTCGCTATGGCGCTCGTGCCTGTTTTTCTGCTGGTTCAGGCCTCCCCCCTGCTCGCAGCCGGCGGAGTTTCCACCATCGCAATCATCGGCCCCCCGGCCCCCCTTCCTGCCGATATCCAGACAGTATGGACAGGGGAATTGGACAAGGTGAACGCGGATCCCTTGCTCCTGGTGAAGGATGAGAATGCCACGGAGAAGATCCTCCTGGACTGGCTGGAAGAAACGAGCGCCCTTGAGGAGTCCACTCGGGCGGCCGCCCTCGGCCTGAGGGGCAGGGCTCGGGAAGTTCTGGACGATGCCTGGGCAGCCTATTACCGTTTTGATTTTAACGGTTCACTGAACCTGCTGGGAAAAGTCACCACCATCATCTCTGCCCTTCCCGACTCGGCCCTTCAGGCAGACGCTCTCTTTAAAAGCCTGCTTCTGGAGGGAATGGATAAAAGGGCGTTGGGAGACGATCATTTTGACGATGCCTTTATCGCCGCCGCCGCTATCAGGCCCGATGCCAAATTAACCCGGGATCGGTATTCCCCCGAAATTATCCAACGATTTGAAATAGCCCGCGGGCGTGTTATTTCAGGCCCACGCTCGACGATTTCCATCGAGGGAGACCCCCCGGCCTCTCTGGTTATCATTGACGGCCGGGAAATGGGTAATGCACCCATACAGGGTCTGGATTTTGCCCCCGGCCCGCACTTCATAGAGATACAAAGGCCAGGATACGAGGCGGATCGGCAGAGGATTATCCTCGAAAAGTGGCAGACGATGAAGGTCAGGTTCCACCTTTCACCCGCAGGGCCCACCGCTCCACCGGAAAAATTCTTCGCTGACCGTGTGATGTCGGGCGATAACAGATCACTCGCTCATCTGGCGCTGAAACTTGGAGTTGACTATGTAGTTCTCGGATGGATAGACGAGGATGAATTAAAGGTGACCCTGATTGACAGCGAGGGCGCTCCGGTCTCCCAGGGGATCCTCACGATCCGGGGCAAACAGCCTCCAGCCGAGCCGGGCAGGTTGCTTTCCATGCTCGAACCATTGGAATGGGACAACGACAGCGAGATAACCGCCAACCCCGGCTATTTTCTCAACGTACCTGAAGCCGGAGGCCTGGGTGAAGAGCTATCGGAGGAGTCCGTGGCGCCCGGCCACATCAGGTGGTATCTCCTTTTGGGTGGAGCTGTCCTGCTGGCTGTGGTAGCCGGTTCTGCGGGCAGCGGCGGGGGCGGAACCCAGGTGGAGGTAACCTGGTGA